Proteins encoded within one genomic window of Triticum aestivum cultivar Chinese Spring chromosome 2D, IWGSC CS RefSeq v2.1, whole genome shotgun sequence:
- the LOC123050661 gene encoding fructan 6-exohydrolase-like has translation MTGLPLAACVLAFHLCLLLSPSSSLPAVVDHGVGIRPAYHFLPAKNWQNDPNGPMYHKGVYHLFYQYNPLGAMWGTGNLSWGHSVSRDLVNWVALHTALDPTAPFDANGCWSGSATVLPSGVPALLYTGIDAHKVQVQNVAFPKNPADPFLREWVKPTYNPVILHPADVPGDSFRDPSTAWIGSDGMWRIAVAAKVGGPMGIASALVYRSKELRRWKRNASPLYTSRAAIMVECPDLFPVVRPDTEEGRLDYASIAATGAVRHVLKLSVMNTTQDYYAVGRYDDTADTFTPQEDVERNMDDCRTWRRIDYGHVYASKSFFDAGKNRRVLWAWANESDSQADDIARGWSGVQTVPRKVWLDGDGKQLRQWPIEEIETLRRKQVISLLGAQVNAGGINEIVGAGAQADVEAVFEIPSLEEAESFDPIWLLDPQKLCAEKGACARGGVGPFGLLAMASSDLREYTSVFFRVFKYNQKYKVLMCTDLTRSTTRANVYKPSYGGFVDMDIEEHKRSISLRTLIDHSMVESFGGGGRTCITARVYPKHVEKSNSHMYLFNNGTGVVKVSRLEAWKLATATVNAVPRGS, from the exons ATGACCGGACTCCCTCTCGCCGCCTGCGTCCTCGCCTTCCACCTCTGCCTTCTCCTCTCGCCGTCCTCTTCACTCCCGGCAGTAGTCGACCATGGCGTGGGCATCAGGCCCGCTTACCACTTCCTGCCCGCCAAAAACTGGCAGAACG ATCCGAATG GGCCAATGTACCACAAGGGTGTGTACCACTTGTTCTACCAGTACAACCCGCTTGGCGCCATGTGGGGCACCGGCAACCTCTCCTGGGGTCACTCCGTCTCCCGCGATCTCGTCAACTGGGTCGCGCTCCACACCGCGCTCGACCCCACCGCCCCCTTCGATGCGAATGGTTGTTGGTCAGGCTCCGCCACCGTTCTCCCGAGCGGCGTCCCAGCCTTACTATACACCGGCATCGACGCCCATAAGGTGCAGGTGCAAAACGTCGCCTTCCCCAAGAACCCTGCTGACCCATTCCTCCGCGAGTGGGTGAAGCCCACCTACAACCCTGTCATCCTGCACCCGGCCGACGTCCCCGGCGACAGCTTCCGTGACCCTTCGACGGCGTGGATAGGCAGCGACGGTATGTGGCGCATCGCCGTTGCAGCCAAGGTCGGCGGCCCCATGGGCATTGCCTCCGCCCTTGTCTACCGGAGCAAGGAATTACGGCGCTGGAAGCGGAATGCCTCGCCGTTGTACACGTCACGCGCCGCCATCATGGTTGAGTGCCCAGACCTGTTCCCAGTGGTGAGGCCGGACACGGAGGAGGGGCGGCTCGACTACGCATCCATTGCAGCGACCGGTGCTGTGAGGCACGTGCTGAAGCTGAGTGTGATGAACACGACTCAAGACTACTACGCGGTTGGGAGGTATGACGACACGGCGGACACCTTCACGCCACAGGAGGACGTGGAGCGCAACATGGATGATTGTCGAACTTGGCGTCGTATCGACTATGGCCATGTGTATGCATCCAAGTCCTTCTTTGACGCAGGGAAGAACCGACGCGTGTTGTGGGCGTGGGCCAACGAGTCCGATAGCCAGGCCGACGATATTGCTAGGGGCTGGTCCGGCGTCCAG ACGGTTCCGAGGAAGGTGTGGCTAGACGGCGATGGGAAGCAGCTTCGACAGTGGCCGATTGAGGAGATCGAGACGCTGAGGAGGAAACAAGTCATCAGCTTGCTCGGAGCGCAAGTGAACGCCGGTGGCATTAACGAGATCGTTGGTGCAGGCGCACAAGCTGATGTGGAGGCTGTCTTTGAGATCCCTTCCCTGGAAGAGGCCGAGAGCTTCGATCCCATCTGGCTGTTGGACCCGCAAAAGTTGTGCGCGGAGAAGGGTGCGTGTGCGCGGGGCGGGGTCGGCCCATTTGGGCTACTCGCCATGGCCTCTAGCGACTTGCGTGAGTACACATCCGTCTTCTTTAGGGTGTTCAAATACAATCAGAAGTACAAAGTCCTCATGTGCACTGACCTCACAAG ATCGACTACGAGGGCCAATGTGTACAAGCCATCGTACGGAGGCTTTGTGGACATGGACATCGAGGAGCACAAGAGGAGTATATCTCTTAGAACATTG ATTGACCATTCGATGGTAGAGAGTTTCGGAGGAGGGGGGCGCACATGCATCACGGCACGTGTTTACCCTAAGCACGTGGAGAAGAGCAATAGCCACATGTACCTGTTCAACAACGGAACCGGTGTTGTGAAGGTGTCCAGGCTCGAAGCATGGAAGCTGGCAACGGCGACCGTAAACGCCGTCCCTCGTGGGTCATAA
- the LOC123050662 gene encoding F-box protein CPR1-like, whose product MARTKQGLPVSTQGIRRRMLVASLLPQSPTAAAVDDVVAIEREAVGEPVARRARSRRALHRLPEDIVVWEILVRLPARDILRCRALCRSWSRLASAPDFLLAHHRRQPSLPLAVLYGGTASSSTEAGHRVLGRGDGCMLHASCDGLLLLSMSNGCFSICNPATRQCASLPDLPTPGYIKIAALYLHRKSREYRVLYRKAAVYYILTVPVGSPSCIVVPSDSPGMKLCYLAPPVVFRNHLHWGPDWPHYDVGLLVFDTVVESFRSMRCPAGATGSSAHLRDMEGSIGFSWLDYLRSVVTIWVLEDYEREVWAFKYHVKFPFPAEILCRSSIAYTCHCVLSHEGDVLVYSICDCRIFHCDGDGKLLEEFRWEYNSQRLKIIGHKFKESLVEHELFLRRGAACVEQPSLFKRL is encoded by the coding sequence ATGGCCAGGACAAAGCAGGGCCTCCCAGTTTCCACGCAGGGTATACGGCGGCGGATGCTGGTCGCGTCTCTCCTCCCCCAAAGCCCTACGGCCGCCGCCGTCGACGACGTTGTCGCGATCGAGCGTGAGGCCGTTGGGGAACCTGTGGCGAGGCGGGCGCGCAGTCGCCGCGCCCTACACCGCCTCCCGGAGGACATCGTGGTGTGGGAGATCCtcgtccgcctccctgccagggaCATCCTCCGCTGCCGTGCGCTCTGCCGCTCCTGGAGCCGCCTCGCCTCCGCCCCCGATTTCCTCCTCGCCCACCACCGGCGTCAGCCGTCGCTCCCCCTCGCCGTGCTCTACGGCGGCACGGCCAGTTCAAGTACAGAGGCTGGCCACCGAGTTTTGGGGCGAGGCGATGGCTGCATGCTGCACGCCTCCTGCGACGGCCTCCTCCTGCTAAGCATGTCTAACGGCTGCTTCAGCATCTGCAACCCAGCCACGCGTCAGTGCGCTTCACTCCCGGACCTCCCCACCCCAGGTTACATCAAAATTGCGGCACTGTACTTGCATCGCAAGTCCCGCGAGTACCGTGTCCTTTACCGGAAAGCAGCTGTGTACTACATCCTTACGGTGCCGGTGGGCTCGCCGAGCTGCATCGTGGTTCCTTCGGATAGCCCTGGCATGAAGCTATGTTATTTGGCCCCACCCGTCGTGTTCCGCAATCACCTTCACTGGGGACCTGATTGGCCTCACTACGATGTCGGCCTACTTGTTTTCGACACAGTGGTCGAGTCATTTAGGTCCATGCGCTGCCCGGCTGGTGCTACCGGCAGCTCCGCTCATCTGCGTGACATGGAaggttcgattggcttcagttgGTTAGACTATTTGAGGTCAGTCGTCACAATCTGGGTACTGGAGGACTACGAGAGGGAGGTCTGGGCATTCAAGTACCATGTTAAATTCCCATTCCCAGCGGAGATCTTGTGTCGCAGTAGCATTGCATATACATGCCATTGCGTTTTGTCCCATGAGGGAGATGTGCTGGTCTACAGTATTTGTGACTGTCGGATCTTCCACTGTGACGGCGACGGCAAGTTGCTAGAGGAATTCCGGTGGGAATACAACTCACAACGTTTGAAAATTATTGGACACAAGTTTAAAGAAAGCCTCGTCGAGCATGAATTGTTCTTGAGGCGAGGTGCCGCATGCGTTGAACAACCAAGTTTGTTCAAAAGGCTCTAA
- the LOC123055231 gene encoding MLO-like protein 14 isoform X2 produces the protein MHGHTDSFCMPRSHLSSVSLLLTSAARGYVSFAHSASREDGLHKNKEWLKKTHRNPLHKAMEKMKEEMMLLGFISLLLAATSRMISGICIDSKYYNSRFSPCNKEEAEQSLSTEHDLTRKRNHIIDAILHRSLRRNLKAQSHQVESCHEGFESFVSHEGLEQLHRFIFVMAVTHVTYSCLTMLLAILKVHTWRKWEDEAFRDNHESFSQIAYASATRRQPPALTKSSSFRFWSQNNAVMWVFCFLAQFGQSVVRADYLILRKGFIMNHNLAPTYDFHTYMIRSMEEEFEKIVGVSGVLWGFVVAFMLFNVDGSNLYFWIAILPVALVLLVGAKLQHIIAILTSEGAKLTAFGPRIKPRDDLFWFKKPKFLLWLIHFVLFQNAFELASFFWFWWQFGYESCFIKNHLLVYCRLVLGFAGQFLCSYSTLPVYALVTQMGSKYKAALIPNRIRETMHGWGKDTRKKRKKRRGDDSTIRTETSTVCSLDYEDEDDDGHGHSDDATTPRLPPYLKIELRPMRGGGGIPTPGMPSHQLPTGGSNWTPGGSSQHALLQRQGSASASAPSSPPPSSQGRGVVRSASMPGIAAVATIASTIGLSTPPTRLSDDAHA, from the exons ATGCATGGGCACACGGATTCTTTTTGTATGCCGAGGTCTCATCTTTCATCGGTTTCGCTACTACTCACCAGTGCTGCCAGGGGCTATGTTTCATTCGCACACAGTGCATCACGTGAGGACGGACTGCACAAGAACAAAGAG TGGCTGAAGAAGACTCACCGGAACCCGCTCCACAAGGCAATGGAGAAGATGAAAGAAG AAATGATGTTGCTCGGCTTCATATCCCTGCTTTTAGCGGCGACGTCGAGGATGATCTCCGGTATCTGCATCGACTCCAAGTACTACAACAGCAGGTTCTCCCCGTGCAACAAAGAAGAGGCTGAGCAGTCATTGAGCACCGAGCACGACCTGACTCGCAAGCGCAACCACATAATCGATGCCATTCTGCATCGTTCTCTCAGGAGGAACCTTAAGGCGCAGTCCCATCAGGTGGAGAGCTGCCACGAG GGCTTCGAGTCGTTTGTTTCACATGAGGGTCTGGAGCAGCTCCACCGCTTCATATTTGTCATGGCGGTAACCCATGTGACCTACAGTTGCTTGACGATGTTGCTAGCTATACTCAAG GTCCATACATGGAGAAAATGGGAAGATGAAGCATTTAGAGATAATCACGAATCTTTTTCCC AGATTGCGTATGCATCAGCAACTAGAAGGCAACCACCAGCACTTACCAAATcctcttcattcagattttggagtCAAAATAATGCGGTCATGTGGGTG TTTTGCTTCCTTGCTCAATTTGGTCAATCTGTTGTTCGAGCTGACTACCTTATCCTTCGCAAGGGTTTTATAATG AACCACAATCTTGCACCAACGTACGACTTCCACACTTACATGATACGCTCAATGGAAGAGGAGTTTGAGAAGATTGTTGGAGTGAG TGGAGTGCTGTGGGGCTTCGTTGTTGCTTTCATGCTATTTAATGTTGATG GATCTAACCTGTACTTTTGGATAGCCATCCTCCCTGTTGCT CTTGTTCTTCTAGTCGGTGCGAAACTGCAGCATATAATAGCGATTTTAACATCAGAGGGTGCAAAGCTGACTGCATTTGGACCAAGGATAAAGCCACGCGATGATCTCTTTTGGTTCAAGAAACCAAAGTTTCTCCTGTGGCTGATTCACTTTGTTCTCTTCCAG AATGCATTCGAGCTGGCCTCTTTCTTCTGGTTCTGG TGGCAATTTGGTTATGAGTCATGCTTCATCAAAAACCACCTACTGGTTTACTGCCGCCTTGTATTGGG GTTTGCCGGACAGTTTCTCTGCAGTTACAGTACGTTGCCTGTTTATGCGCTTGTCACACAG ATGGGATCAAAGTACAAGGCTGCCCTGATCCCCAACAGGATCAGAGAAACCATGCACGGGTGGGGCAAGGacacaaggaagaagaggaagaagcggCGCGGCGATGATTCCACCATTCGTACGGAGACCAGCACTGTGTGCTCCCTCGACTAcgaggacgaagacgacgacgGCCATGGCCATTCCGATGATGCCACGACACCCAGGTTGCCGCCATACCTGAAGATCGAGCTACGGCCAATGCGGGGCGGCGGTGGCATTCCTACACCAGGCATGCCGAGCCACCAGCTTCCGACCGGCGGCAGCAACTGGACCCCCGGCGGCAGCTCCCAGCACGCTCTGCTCCAGCGACAGGGCTCGGCCTCAGCCTCCGCGCCGTCGTCACCGCCACCGAGCAGCCAGGGCCGCGGCGTCGTAAGGTCGGCGTCGATGCCGGGGATCGCTGCCGTGGCAACGATAGCCTCGACGATAGGCCTTAGCACCCCGCCGACTCGGCTCAGCGATGATGCCCATGCATAG
- the LOC123055231 gene encoding MLO-like protein 14 isoform X1 — MAGGEGSSAAGGTGEMRSLALTPTWSVATVLTLLVAASLIVERSIHRLSNWLKKTHRNPLHKAMEKMKEEMMLLGFISLLLAATSRMISGICIDSKYYNSRFSPCNKEEAEQSLSTEHDLTRKRNHIIDAILHRSLRRNLKAQSHQVESCHEGFESFVSHEGLEQLHRFIFVMAVTHVTYSCLTMLLAILKVHTWRKWEDEAFRDNHESFSQIAYASATRRQPPALTKSSSFRFWSQNNAVMWVFCFLAQFGQSVVRADYLILRKGFIMNHNLAPTYDFHTYMIRSMEEEFEKIVGVSGVLWGFVVAFMLFNVDGSNLYFWIAILPVALVLLVGAKLQHIIAILTSEGAKLTAFGPRIKPRDDLFWFKKPKFLLWLIHFVLFQNAFELASFFWFWWQFGYESCFIKNHLLVYCRLVLGFAGQFLCSYSTLPVYALVTQMGSKYKAALIPNRIRETMHGWGKDTRKKRKKRRGDDSTIRTETSTVCSLDYEDEDDDGHGHSDDATTPRLPPYLKIELRPMRGGGGIPTPGMPSHQLPTGGSNWTPGGSSQHALLQRQGSASASAPSSPPPSSQGRGVVRSASMPGIAAVATIASTIGLSTPPTRLSDDAHA; from the exons atggccggcggcgagggctcCAGCGCGGCGGGCGGGACGGGGGAGATGCGGTCGCTGGCGCTCACGCCCACCTGGTCCGTCGCCACCGTGCTCACGCTCCTCGTCGCCGCCTCGCTCATCGTCGAGCGCTCCATCCACCGCCTCAGCAAC TGGCTGAAGAAGACTCACCGGAACCCGCTCCACAAGGCAATGGAGAAGATGAAAGAAG AAATGATGTTGCTCGGCTTCATATCCCTGCTTTTAGCGGCGACGTCGAGGATGATCTCCGGTATCTGCATCGACTCCAAGTACTACAACAGCAGGTTCTCCCCGTGCAACAAAGAAGAGGCTGAGCAGTCATTGAGCACCGAGCACGACCTGACTCGCAAGCGCAACCACATAATCGATGCCATTCTGCATCGTTCTCTCAGGAGGAACCTTAAGGCGCAGTCCCATCAGGTGGAGAGCTGCCACGAG GGCTTCGAGTCGTTTGTTTCACATGAGGGTCTGGAGCAGCTCCACCGCTTCATATTTGTCATGGCGGTAACCCATGTGACCTACAGTTGCTTGACGATGTTGCTAGCTATACTCAAG GTCCATACATGGAGAAAATGGGAAGATGAAGCATTTAGAGATAATCACGAATCTTTTTCCC AGATTGCGTATGCATCAGCAACTAGAAGGCAACCACCAGCACTTACCAAATcctcttcattcagattttggagtCAAAATAATGCGGTCATGTGGGTG TTTTGCTTCCTTGCTCAATTTGGTCAATCTGTTGTTCGAGCTGACTACCTTATCCTTCGCAAGGGTTTTATAATG AACCACAATCTTGCACCAACGTACGACTTCCACACTTACATGATACGCTCAATGGAAGAGGAGTTTGAGAAGATTGTTGGAGTGAG TGGAGTGCTGTGGGGCTTCGTTGTTGCTTTCATGCTATTTAATGTTGATG GATCTAACCTGTACTTTTGGATAGCCATCCTCCCTGTTGCT CTTGTTCTTCTAGTCGGTGCGAAACTGCAGCATATAATAGCGATTTTAACATCAGAGGGTGCAAAGCTGACTGCATTTGGACCAAGGATAAAGCCACGCGATGATCTCTTTTGGTTCAAGAAACCAAAGTTTCTCCTGTGGCTGATTCACTTTGTTCTCTTCCAG AATGCATTCGAGCTGGCCTCTTTCTTCTGGTTCTGG TGGCAATTTGGTTATGAGTCATGCTTCATCAAAAACCACCTACTGGTTTACTGCCGCCTTGTATTGGG GTTTGCCGGACAGTTTCTCTGCAGTTACAGTACGTTGCCTGTTTATGCGCTTGTCACACAG ATGGGATCAAAGTACAAGGCTGCCCTGATCCCCAACAGGATCAGAGAAACCATGCACGGGTGGGGCAAGGacacaaggaagaagaggaagaagcggCGCGGCGATGATTCCACCATTCGTACGGAGACCAGCACTGTGTGCTCCCTCGACTAcgaggacgaagacgacgacgGCCATGGCCATTCCGATGATGCCACGACACCCAGGTTGCCGCCATACCTGAAGATCGAGCTACGGCCAATGCGGGGCGGCGGTGGCATTCCTACACCAGGCATGCCGAGCCACCAGCTTCCGACCGGCGGCAGCAACTGGACCCCCGGCGGCAGCTCCCAGCACGCTCTGCTCCAGCGACAGGGCTCGGCCTCAGCCTCCGCGCCGTCGTCACCGCCACCGAGCAGCCAGGGCCGCGGCGTCGTAAGGTCGGCGTCGATGCCGGGGATCGCTGCCGTGGCAACGATAGCCTCGACGATAGGCCTTAGCACCCCGCCGACTCGGCTCAGCGATGATGCCCATGCATAG